A genome region from Tolypothrix sp. PCC 7712 includes the following:
- a CDS encoding ABC transporter permease subunit (The N-terminal region of this protein, as described by TIGR01726, is a three transmembrane segment that identifies a subfamily of ABC transporter permease subunits, which specificities that include histidine, arginine, glutamine, glutamate, L-cystine (sic), the opines (in Agrobacterium) octopine and nopaline, etc.), with protein sequence MAGFAWLRWLNSFVATALSLLLLVGCSVNPSVGKTLRIANEPAFPPFEFLGTGGKSQGFSIDLMNAIATAANFKINFQSIPFDGIIPALQAKTVDAAISSITITEERAKTVSFSRPYFKAGLAIAIRTDNQDITNFDSLKDQRIAVQIGTTGAKKAEDIPGAKIRSFDSAPLALQELANGNVDAVINDAPVTLYAINTGNLKGLKVVEQLLTEEYYGIATPKNSPNLALINDGIDKILKNGIYAQIYRKWFKAEPPTLPATTNFKNQNNATSGIFASFNVILQALPTLLQGVLVTLQLTILSVVLGLVGGSLIGIVRLSRIKPVRWLARAYVDFFRGTPLLVQIFMIYFGIPAIAQELGLTFSFDRLVAGVVALTLNSAAYIAEIVRAGIQSIEPGQAEAAQSLGLSAVQTMRYVIFPQALRRMIPPLGNEFISLLKDTSLVAVIGFEELFRKGQLIVANNYRAFEIYIAVAIVYLCLTLLSSQAFSRLEAWMNPVKR encoded by the coding sequence ATGGCTGGATTTGCTTGGTTACGTTGGCTAAACTCTTTTGTGGCTACAGCTTTAAGTTTATTGTTACTTGTAGGCTGTAGTGTTAATCCTAGTGTAGGAAAAACTCTGCGGATAGCTAATGAACCAGCATTTCCACCTTTTGAGTTTCTGGGAACTGGCGGTAAATCGCAAGGTTTTTCTATTGATTTGATGAATGCGATCGCAACTGCGGCTAATTTTAAAATTAATTTTCAGAGCATACCTTTTGATGGCATTATCCCCGCTTTGCAAGCCAAAACGGTAGATGCGGCGATTAGTTCAATTACGATTACTGAGGAAAGAGCAAAAACTGTTTCCTTTTCCCGTCCTTATTTTAAAGCTGGGTTAGCGATCGCTATTCGCACCGACAATCAAGATATTACTAATTTTGATAGTCTCAAAGATCAAAGAATTGCTGTACAAATCGGCACTACAGGCGCAAAAAAAGCTGAGGATATTCCCGGAGCAAAAATTCGCAGTTTTGATTCTGCACCTCTAGCCCTGCAAGAGTTAGCGAATGGTAACGTTGATGCAGTAATTAACGATGCCCCAGTTACTTTATACGCCATTAACACAGGAAATCTTAAGGGGCTGAAAGTAGTAGAGCAATTGCTCACAGAAGAATATTACGGCATTGCCACACCAAAAAACTCACCCAATCTGGCATTAATCAACGATGGGATTGATAAAATTCTGAAAAATGGCATTTATGCCCAAATTTACCGAAAATGGTTTAAAGCTGAACCCCCAACCTTACCAGCTACAACAAACTTTAAAAACCAAAATAATGCAACATCAGGAATATTTGCCTCATTTAATGTGATTTTGCAGGCTTTGCCCACTCTTTTACAAGGAGTCTTGGTAACACTGCAACTGACAATACTTTCTGTAGTGCTGGGTTTAGTAGGTGGTTCCCTGATTGGTATTGTCCGCCTTTCCCGGATTAAGCCTGTGCGTTGGCTAGCAAGGGCCTATGTGGATTTCTTTCGCGGAACTCCCTTACTCGTGCAGATTTTTATGATTTATTTTGGCATACCTGCGATCGCGCAAGAATTGGGTCTTACTTTCTCATTTGATCGCTTAGTCGCTGGAGTAGTTGCATTAACATTAAATAGCGCCGCCTACATTGCAGAAATTGTCCGCGCGGGAATTCAATCAATTGAACCAGGACAAGCCGAAGCCGCACAATCTCTCGGATTGAGTGCGGTACAAACCATGCGCTATGTAATTTTTCCTCAAGCTTTGCGGCGGATGATTCCACCTTTAGGTAATGAATTTATTAGTTTATTGAAAGATACTAGTTTAGTTGCAGTTATTGGTTTTGAGGAATTATTCCGTAAAGGACAATTGATTGTTGCAAATAACTATCGCGCCTTTGAAATTTATATAGCTGTTGCTATTGTTTATCTATGCTTAACGCTGCTTTCCTCCCAAGCATTTAGTCGTTTAGAAGCATGGATGAATCCGGTGAAACGCTAA
- a CDS encoding NB-ARC domain-containing protein — MTFEQAMLVLDLVLQHKHLSDIQELVLRQSWEGYTYAEIAQSSGYDDDYIRDVGFRLWQTLSKALGENVNKSNIKSVLRRRYTTLPQSELQVSSVAMKPTPQTGPQQDWGEAIDVSIFYGRILEHAQLQQWIVQEKCRLVALLGMGGVGKTALSVKLAQQLQNDFDYVIWRSLRNAPPIMSLLKNIILFLSQQQEANIPETVEGHIDCLMKYLRSQRCLIVLDNAESILESGKASGYYRSGYEGYGQLLRRVGDERHQSCLLFTSREKPIGFTAREGANLPVRSLQLTGLSLAESQQILSIKGLVNATDERDSLIQRYTGNPLALKIVATTIQYLFDGNILQFLQQAPVVFGDIREILEQQFNRLSPNEKQVMYWLSVKREWVTITELQADIVPRISKRELLEVLLSLQGRTLIEKHSGSYTQQPVVMEYVTDQLIKQVCSEINSGEIALFNSYALMTATAKDYVRESQRWVIVEPILNRLKTRFTTPSAIETRLKELIVILQENFSTKPGYAAGNIINLLRQLNIDFTGWNFSGLTIWQAYFKDVNLHQVNLQNTNLKKSAFNEALVKIVVVKFSPLGQILASGDVHGRVHLWNLEDGQQLRSLEGHTAWVWQINFTSDGKTIASCCDRGIIQLWDVETGQCLHTVQQDEIRGWLSSFNPDCTLLACSRTEQTIKIWDISTGDCVKTLEQQESKIGGVAFSSNGQILASGSEDATVKLWDLSTGDCLHTLKGHTQAVWSVSFSPNGKILASGSQDKTVKLWDVNKGRCKKTLQGPHIDIVWSIAFSPDGQTLAIAGEAPVISLWDVNTGQCIKTLLGHTTRVWSVNFSPDGKIIASGSEDQSIRLWEVSTGRCIKTLQGYPSLIGSVVFHPDGQSLVSNTGNTIRFWDFPDGNCLKSLYDHSRDVMALAYSSDGQTLASSSVDSTIRIWNVQTGECLKILAEHNSFIFAVSYSHDDQTLASAGADKMIKIWDINTGQCLKTLEGHNGWIFSVTWSSDGKFLASMSEDSIHLWDANTKELIQVLPGQYGFIGSIAFSPNSQILVTGDKEYKIKFWDLSTGNSWQTSQGHEANVTDVKFSPNGEMIASVSHDQTVKLWDTQTGECLKTLRGHSNWIWAIAFHPHRPILASGSQDETIRLWDIATGECLQILRSPRPYEGMNIQGITGLTTTQKATLKILGAVE, encoded by the coding sequence TTGACTTTTGAACAAGCAATGCTAGTTTTAGATCTAGTGTTACAGCACAAGCATTTAAGTGATATTCAAGAGTTAGTCCTCCGCCAGTCTTGGGAAGGTTACACTTATGCAGAGATAGCTCAAAGCTCAGGTTATGATGATGATTACATCCGAGATGTAGGCTTTAGGTTGTGGCAAACTCTCTCTAAAGCCTTGGGAGAGAATGTCAATAAAAGTAATATCAAATCTGTCTTGAGACGGCGTTATACTACGCTTCCGCAAAGCGAATTACAAGTATCTTCCGTAGCTATGAAACCAACCCCTCAAACTGGCCCACAACAAGATTGGGGCGAAGCTATTGATGTTTCTATCTTCTATGGACGCATACTAGAGCACGCTCAACTACAGCAATGGATTGTGCAAGAAAAATGCCGTTTAGTAGCTTTGCTAGGTATGGGAGGAGTGGGTAAAACAGCTTTATCTGTAAAATTAGCCCAACAGCTACAAAATGATTTTGATTACGTAATTTGGCGCAGTTTGCGAAATGCGCCACCGATCATGTCTCTGCTGAAAAATATCATTTTATTTCTTTCTCAACAGCAAGAAGCTAATATTCCAGAAACTGTAGAGGGGCATATTGATTGTTTAATGAAATATCTCCGTTCTCAACGTTGCCTAATAGTTTTAGATAATGCTGAATCAATTTTAGAAAGTGGCAAAGCTTCTGGTTACTATCGTTCGGGATATGAGGGATATGGGCAGCTTTTACGCAGGGTAGGTGATGAACGCCATCAAAGTTGTCTGCTATTTACTAGCCGCGAAAAACCCATTGGGTTTACAGCTAGAGAAGGTGCTAATTTACCAGTGCGATCGCTGCAATTAACTGGTTTGTCTTTAGCGGAATCCCAGCAAATTCTCAGCATTAAAGGATTAGTCAATGCCACTGATGAACGTGATAGTTTAATTCAGCGCTATACAGGTAATCCCCTAGCTTTAAAAATCGTTGCCACAACAATTCAATATTTATTTGATGGCAATATTTTACAATTTCTGCAGCAAGCTCCAGTAGTTTTTGGTGATATTAGAGAAATATTAGAGCAACAGTTTAATCGCTTGTCACCCAACGAAAAACAAGTGATGTACTGGCTATCCGTAAAACGAGAATGGGTAACCATCACGGAATTACAAGCAGATATTGTCCCGAGAATCTCGAAGCGGGAATTGCTAGAAGTATTGTTATCTTTGCAAGGGCGAACGCTAATTGAAAAACACTCAGGTAGTTATACTCAACAACCTGTAGTCATGGAGTATGTCACAGACCAATTGATTAAACAGGTATGTAGTGAAATAAATTCCGGAGAAATTGCATTATTTAATTCCTATGCTTTAATGACAGCGACAGCTAAAGATTATGTCAGAGAAAGTCAAAGGTGGGTAATTGTCGAACCAATATTGAATCGATTAAAAACTCGTTTCACAACTCCCTCAGCAATTGAAACCCGACTAAAAGAACTGATTGTCATCTTACAAGAAAATTTTTCTACAAAGCCTGGATATGCTGCTGGTAATATTATCAACCTACTGCGTCAGCTAAATATTGATTTTACAGGCTGGAATTTTTCTGGTTTAACTATTTGGCAAGCTTACTTCAAAGATGTAAATTTGCATCAAGTTAACTTGCAAAATACCAATTTAAAAAAATCAGCTTTTAATGAGGCTTTGGTAAAAATTGTCGTAGTAAAATTCAGTCCTCTCGGTCAGATTTTAGCATCTGGTGATGTTCATGGCAGAGTACACCTGTGGAATCTAGAAGATGGTCAACAACTGCGGAGTTTAGAAGGACATACTGCCTGGGTTTGGCAAATTAACTTCACCTCAGATGGTAAAACTATAGCAAGCTGCTGCGATCGCGGCATTATTCAACTTTGGGATGTAGAAACAGGGCAATGCCTACATACTGTACAACAAGATGAAATACGCGGTTGGTTATCCAGCTTTAATCCAGATTGCACCCTACTAGCTTGTAGTCGAACAGAACAAACAATCAAAATTTGGGATATTAGTACTGGTGATTGTGTAAAAACGCTGGAACAACAGGAAAGCAAAATTGGTGGGGTGGCTTTTAGTTCCAATGGGCAAATTCTTGCTAGTGGAAGTGAAGATGCAACAGTGAAACTCTGGGATTTGAGTACTGGTGATTGTCTTCATACCCTAAAGGGACACACTCAAGCAGTTTGGTCAGTTAGCTTCAGCCCTAACGGCAAAATTCTGGCCAGTGGTAGCCAAGACAAAACTGTAAAACTTTGGGATGTCAATAAGGGTAGATGCAAGAAAACTTTACAAGGGCCGCATATAGATATCGTATGGTCAATAGCTTTTAGTCCAGATGGGCAAACTTTGGCGATCGCAGGTGAAGCCCCTGTAATTAGTTTATGGGATGTCAACACAGGACAGTGTATTAAAACTTTATTAGGTCACACAACTCGTGTTTGGTCAGTTAACTTTAGTCCCGATGGGAAAATTATTGCTAGTGGTTCTGAAGACCAAAGTATTAGATTATGGGAAGTATCTACAGGACGATGCATCAAAACCTTACAAGGATATCCCAGTTTAATCGGCTCAGTAGTTTTCCATCCCGATGGTCAATCTTTGGTTAGTAATACAGGAAATACAATTAGATTTTGGGATTTTCCAGATGGGAATTGCTTAAAAAGTTTGTACGATCATTCTCGCGATGTTATGGCTTTAGCTTACAGTAGCGATGGGCAAACATTGGCAAGTAGTAGCGTAGATAGCACAATTCGGATTTGGAATGTCCAAACTGGAGAATGTCTCAAAATTTTAGCAGAACATAATAGTTTTATCTTTGCAGTGTCCTATAGCCACGACGATCAAACTCTGGCTAGCGCAGGCGCAGACAAGATGATCAAAATATGGGATATAAACACAGGACAATGTCTCAAAACTTTAGAAGGACATAATGGCTGGATATTTTCAGTTACCTGGAGTTCTGATGGTAAATTTTTAGCTAGTATGAGTGAAGATAGCATTCATTTATGGGATGCAAATACAAAGGAACTGATTCAAGTATTACCAGGACAATATGGTTTTATCGGGTCAATTGCTTTCAGTCCCAATAGTCAAATTTTAGTGACTGGGGATAAAGAATACAAAATTAAGTTTTGGGATCTTAGCACAGGGAACAGTTGGCAAACATCCCAGGGACATGAAGCTAACGTTACCGATGTGAAGTTTAGTCCCAATGGGGAGATGATTGCTAGTGTCAGCCACGACCAAACTGTCAAGCTTTGGGATACTCAGACAGGCGAATGTTTAAAAACACTGCGAGGACATAGTAATTGGATTTGGGCGATCGCATTTCATCCTCATAGACCAATTTTAGCCAGTGGTTCCCAAGATGAGACAATTCGCCTATGGGATATCGCTACAGGGGAATGCTTGCAAATTTTGCGATCGCCTCGTCCTTATGAAGGAATGAACATTCAAGGTATCACAGGTTTAACTACTACCCAAAAAGCAACTTTAAAAATTCTCGGCGCAGTTGAGTAG